A region from the Bacteroidales bacterium genome encodes:
- the kdpB gene encoding potassium-transporting ATPase subunit KdpB yields the protein MKENKNNVFTGKLLLNATKDALIKLNPFTLIKNPVIFIVEAGAILTTILVFREMAEGTYQAFNLQVAIWLWFTVFFANFSEAIAEGRGKAQAESLRKNQIETKANRLVNGIIEVIQATKLKKGDIVVCEAGDIIPADGEVTEGVASVDESAITGESAPVIRESGGDRSAVTGGTKVISDRIIIRVTSDPGDSFLDRMIALVEGASRQKTPNEIALTILLSGLTIIFLLAIVTLPMYFQYSLDASGDPSGKNLSLPILISLLVCLIPTTIGGLLSAIGISGMDRLLKKNVIATSGKAIEAAGDVDVLLLDKTGTITLGNRMATDFIPAEGISIEELADAAQLASLADETPEGRSIVVLAKEMFNLRGRDIHDQLMEFIPFAAQTRMSGVDIKDENGQVRSIRKGAAESIRKFVEDRNGYFPEKSGETINDLSKKGATPLVVAENNRVLGVIHLKDIVKGGIRQRFAQLRTMGIRTIMITGDNPLTAAAIAAEAGVDDFLAEARPEDKLTRIRLEQSKGHLVGMIGDGTNDAPALAQADVGIAMNSGTQAAREAGNMVDLDSNPTKLIEVVETGKQLLMTRGALTTFSIANDIAKYFAIIPAIAVTLYAGRTGQGPLSALNIMQLNSPESAILSAVIFNALIIILLIPLAIKGVKYRALPAKSILTRNLFIYGLGGLLAPFIGIKMIDLIINLI from the coding sequence ATGAAAGAAAATAAAAATAATGTTTTTACCGGGAAGCTACTCCTGAATGCCACTAAGGATGCACTTATTAAACTAAACCCTTTTACCCTGATCAAAAACCCGGTTATTTTTATTGTTGAAGCCGGGGCAATCCTGACTACCATTTTAGTATTCCGGGAAATGGCTGAGGGGACTTACCAGGCATTTAACCTTCAGGTTGCAATATGGTTGTGGTTTACAGTCTTCTTTGCCAATTTCTCTGAAGCCATTGCTGAAGGACGAGGTAAAGCACAAGCAGAATCCCTGAGAAAAAACCAGATTGAAACGAAGGCAAATCGTTTGGTAAATGGAATTATTGAAGTAATCCAGGCTACAAAACTCAAAAAAGGAGATATTGTGGTTTGCGAAGCTGGTGATATAATTCCGGCTGATGGTGAAGTAACTGAAGGTGTTGCCAGCGTTGATGAATCAGCAATTACCGGCGAATCAGCGCCGGTAATCCGTGAGAGTGGTGGTGACAGAAGCGCAGTAACCGGCGGCACAAAAGTCATCAGCGACCGTATTATTATCAGGGTAACATCTGATCCCGGTGATTCATTCCTGGATCGAATGATTGCCCTGGTCGAAGGAGCAAGCAGGCAAAAAACTCCGAATGAAATCGCCCTGACAATTCTGCTTTCTGGTCTGACCATCATTTTTCTTCTTGCCATCGTTACTTTGCCCATGTATTTTCAATACAGCCTTGATGCTTCCGGTGATCCATCAGGAAAGAACCTGTCTTTGCCTATTTTAATCTCTTTATTGGTTTGCCTCATCCCTACGACCATTGGTGGGCTTTTAAGTGCCATCGGCATTAGTGGAATGGACCGCCTGTTGAAAAAAAATGTGATTGCAACGAGTGGCAAAGCCATTGAGGCTGCAGGTGATGTAGATGTATTGTTACTGGATAAAACCGGTACCATCACTCTGGGTAATCGAATGGCAACAGACTTTATTCCTGCTGAAGGAATAAGTATTGAAGAACTTGCCGATGCAGCTCAATTAGCCTCCCTGGCTGATGAAACACCCGAGGGACGGTCAATTGTAGTACTGGCAAAAGAAATGTTTAACCTGAGAGGGAGGGATATACATGATCAATTAATGGAATTTATTCCATTTGCCGCACAAACCCGAATGAGTGGTGTAGATATTAAAGATGAAAACGGGCAGGTTCGCTCCATTCGTAAGGGAGCAGCTGAAAGTATAAGAAAATTTGTAGAAGACAGGAATGGATATTTCCCTGAGAAATCAGGGGAAACTATTAATGATCTTTCAAAAAAAGGAGCAACACCTTTAGTTGTCGCTGAAAACAATAGAGTACTTGGTGTAATTCATCTGAAGGATATAGTAAAAGGTGGAATCCGACAGCGATTTGCTCAACTCCGTACAATGGGAATCAGAACTATTATGATCACAGGTGATAATCCATTGACGGCAGCAGCAATTGCCGCTGAAGCAGGGGTGGATGATTTTCTTGCAGAAGCACGGCCGGAAGATAAATTAACACGGATCCGATTGGAACAATCAAAAGGCCATCTGGTAGGAATGATTGGAGACGGAACAAATGATGCCCCTGCCCTGGCCCAGGCTGATGTCGGAATAGCTATGAATTCAGGGACACAAGCCGCACGGGAAGCAGGAAACATGGTTGATCTGGATAGTAATCCAACGAAACTTATTGAAGTAGTAGAAACAGGAAAACAACTCCTGATGACCCGCGGAGCCCTGACAACCTTCAGTATAGCAAATGATATTGCCAAGTATTTCGCAATTATTCCGGCTATTGCGGTAACCCTTTATGCTGGACGGACTGGCCAGGGACCTCTCTCTGCACTAAACATCATGCAATTGAATTCTCCTGAATCAGCCATCCTGAGTGCGGTAATATTCAATGCTTTAATTATCATCCTATTAATTCCACTTGCTATAAAAGGAGTAAAATACCGGGCTTTGCCGGCAAAATCAATTCTCACAAGAAACCTTTTTATCTATGGCCTGGGAGGTTTGTTAGCCCCATTTATCGGAATAAAAATGATTGACCTGATTATTAACCTGATTTAG
- the kdpC gene encoding potassium-transporting ATPase subunit KdpC, protein MKNLITALKILTLFTVLTGLIYPLFITAVAQWIFPGKANGSLVSSHGKVIGSRLIGQAFNDSIYFHSRPSATNYGTLPSGASNLSPTSVQLAKLREERKQAFISLNHLKEETSLPSEMLFASASGLDPHISKESAFLQAGRITKARSFDPQKTEQLLKLIDSLVEGPQFILSDSERINVLILNLELDKL, encoded by the coding sequence ATGAAAAATCTAATAACAGCACTTAAGATACTAACCCTTTTCACAGTCCTGACGGGACTCATTTACCCCCTCTTTATTACTGCTGTAGCACAATGGATATTCCCGGGGAAAGCCAACGGCAGCCTTGTAAGCAGTCATGGCAAAGTAATCGGATCCCGGTTAATCGGACAGGCATTCAATGATTCCATTTACTTTCATTCCAGGCCATCAGCAACAAATTACGGCACCCTTCCTTCGGGTGCTTCCAACTTAAGCCCAACCAGTGTTCAACTTGCAAAACTCAGGGAAGAAAGAAAACAGGCATTTATTTCATTGAATCATTTAAAAGAAGAAACATCATTGCCCTCAGAAATGCTGTTTGCTTCAGCTAGCGGGCTTGATCCGCACATTTCAAAGGAATCGGCATTTTTACAAGCAGGAAGAATTACAAAAGCGCGTTCATTTGATCCGCAAAAGACTGAGCAACTATTGAAATTAATCGATTCACTGGTGGAAGGTCCACAATTTATCCTGTCAGATTCGGAAAGGATCAATGTATTAATATTAAATTTAGAACTTGATAAACTCTGA